In Streptomyces chartreusis, the following proteins share a genomic window:
- a CDS encoding phosphoadenylyl-sulfate reductase has product MTAVQEERTTDDLKALAEQAGRDLEDASALEILRWAVDTFGARFCVTSSMEDAVVAHLASRAMPGVDVVFLDTGYHFEETIGTRDAVEAVMDVNVITLTPRQTVAEQDAEYGPKLHDRDPDLCCKLRKVEPLERGLKGYVSWATGLRRDESPTRANTPVVGWDEKRRKVKVSPIARWTQDDVDAYVAEHGVLTNPLLMDGYASVGCAPCTRRVLEGEDARAGRWAGRGKTECGLHG; this is encoded by the coding sequence ATGACCGCGGTTCAGGAAGAGCGCACGACCGACGATCTGAAGGCGCTCGCCGAGCAGGCGGGCCGTGACCTGGAGGACGCCTCCGCGCTGGAGATCCTCCGGTGGGCGGTCGACACCTTCGGGGCGCGCTTCTGCGTGACCTCGTCGATGGAGGACGCGGTGGTCGCCCACCTCGCCTCCCGTGCCATGCCCGGCGTGGACGTCGTGTTCCTCGACACGGGCTACCACTTCGAGGAGACCATCGGCACCCGAGACGCGGTCGAGGCCGTGATGGACGTCAACGTCATCACGCTGACCCCGCGTCAGACGGTCGCCGAGCAGGACGCCGAGTACGGGCCCAAGTTGCACGACCGGGACCCCGACCTGTGCTGCAAGCTGCGCAAGGTCGAGCCCCTGGAGCGCGGGCTCAAGGGTTACGTGTCCTGGGCGACCGGGCTGCGCCGCGACGAGTCGCCGACCCGGGCGAACACCCCGGTCGTCGGCTGGGACGAGAAGCGCCGGAAGGTGAAGGTCTCCCCCATCGCCCGCTGGACGCAGGACGACGTGGACGCCTACGTCGCCGAACACGGTGTGCTGACGAACCCGTTGCTGATGGACGGCTACGCGTCCGTCGGCTGCGCCCCCTGCACCAGGCGGGTCCTGGAGGGCGAGGACGCGCGCGCCGGCCGCTGGGCCGGCCGCGGCAAGACCGAGTGCGGGCTCCACGGATGA
- the cysC gene encoding adenylyl-sulfate kinase: MTTTRTNQTQENQVTTGATVWLTGLPSAGKTTIAYELAGRLRSEGHLVEVLDGDEIREFISAGLGFSREDRHTNVQRIGFLAELLARNGVKALVPVIAPYADSREAVRKRHQEGGAPYIEVHVATPVEVCSVRDVKGLYAKQAAGELSGLTGVDDPYEQPETPDLRIESQHQTVQESAAAVHALLTERGLA, from the coding sequence ATGACGACCACCCGGACGAATCAGACTCAGGAGAACCAAGTGACGACCGGAGCCACCGTCTGGCTCACGGGTCTGCCGAGCGCCGGCAAGACCACCATCGCGTACGAACTGGCCGGCCGGCTGCGCTCGGAGGGCCACCTCGTCGAGGTGCTCGACGGCGACGAGATCCGCGAGTTCATCTCGGCGGGCCTCGGCTTCAGCCGCGAGGACCGGCACACCAACGTGCAGCGCATCGGCTTCCTCGCCGAACTGCTCGCCCGCAACGGCGTCAAGGCGCTCGTGCCGGTGATCGCCCCCTACGCGGACAGCCGTGAGGCGGTGCGCAAGCGCCACCAGGAGGGCGGGGCACCGTACATCGAGGTGCACGTGGCGACTCCGGTCGAGGTGTGCTCCGTACGGGATGTGAAGGGTCTGTACGCCAAGCAGGCGGCGGGCGAGCTGTCCGGGCTCACCGGGGTGGACGACCCCTACGAGCAGCCCGAGACGCCCGACCTGCGCATCGAGTCGCAGCACCAGACCGTCCAGGAGTCCGCGGCCGCGGTCCACGCGCTGCTCACCGAAAGGGGACTGGCATGA
- the cysD gene encoding sulfate adenylyltransferase subunit CysD, whose amino-acid sequence MTTTVAEVEEGTDSPYALSHLDALESEAVHIFREVAGEFERPVILFSGGKDSIVMLHLALKAFAPAAIPFSLLHVDTGHNFPEVLDYRDRTVAEHGLRLHVASVQDYIDRGVLKERPDGTRNPLQTLPLTEKIQSEKFDAVFGGGRRDEEKARAKERVFSLRDEFSQWDPRRQRPELWNLYNGRHAPGEHVRVFPLSNWTELDVWQYIAREGIELPEIYFAHEREVFARSGMWLTAGEWGGPKDGETVEKRLVRYRTVGDMSCTGAVDSDAVTLEQVITEIAASRLTERGATRADDKMSEAAMEDRKREGYF is encoded by the coding sequence ATGACGACGACCGTCGCCGAGGTGGAGGAGGGTACGGACTCCCCGTACGCCCTCTCGCACCTGGACGCGCTGGAGTCCGAGGCGGTGCACATCTTCCGCGAGGTGGCGGGCGAGTTCGAGCGGCCGGTGATCCTGTTCTCCGGCGGCAAGGACTCCATCGTCATGCTGCACCTGGCGCTGAAGGCGTTCGCCCCCGCGGCGATCCCCTTCTCGCTGCTGCACGTCGACACCGGGCACAACTTCCCCGAGGTCCTGGACTACCGGGACCGTACGGTCGCCGAGCACGGCCTGCGGCTGCATGTCGCCTCCGTGCAGGACTACATCGACCGCGGGGTGCTCAAGGAGCGTCCGGACGGCACCCGCAACCCGCTCCAGACGCTTCCCCTCACCGAGAAGATCCAGAGCGAGAAGTTCGACGCGGTCTTCGGCGGCGGTCGCCGCGACGAGGAGAAGGCGCGGGCCAAGGAGCGCGTCTTCTCGCTGCGCGACGAGTTCTCGCAGTGGGACCCGCGCCGGCAGCGGCCCGAGCTGTGGAACCTGTACAACGGCCGGCACGCCCCCGGCGAGCACGTCCGTGTGTTCCCGCTGTCCAACTGGACCGAGCTCGACGTGTGGCAGTACATCGCCCGCGAGGGCATCGAGCTGCCGGAGATCTACTTCGCGCACGAGCGCGAGGTGTTCGCGCGCAGCGGCATGTGGCTGACGGCCGGCGAGTGGGGCGGCCCCAAGGACGGCGAGACGGTCGAGAAGCGTCTCGTGCGCTACCGGACCGTCGGTGACATGTCCTGCACGGGCGCCGTCGACTCCGACGCCGTGACCCTGGAGCAGGTCATCACCGAGATCGCCGCCTCCCGGCTCACCGAGCGCGGCGCGACCCGCGCCGACGACAAGATGTCCGAGGCCGCGATGGAAGACCGTAAGCGCGAGGGGTACTTCTAA
- a CDS encoding sulfate adenylyltransferase subunit 1, with protein MSTTTELSETTLLRFATAGSVDDGKSTLVGRLLHDSKSVLVDQLEAVERASASRGQDAPDLALLTDGLRAEREQGITIDVAYRYFATPRRRFILADTPGHVQYTRNMVTGASTAELTVILVDARNGVVEQTRRHAAIAALLRVPHVVLAVNKMDLVDYQESVFAAIAEEFTAYALELGVPEITAIPISALAGDNVVDPSANMDWYGGPTFLEHLETVPVTHDLSHCHARLPVQYVIRPQTAEHPDYRGYAGQIAAGSFRVGESVTVLPSGRVSRISGIDLLGEPVDVAWTTQSVTVLLEDDIDISRGDLLVPTKDAPATTQDIEATVCHVADAPLTVGHRVLLKHGTRTVKAIVKDIPSRLTLDDLSLHPHPGQLVANDIGRVKVRTAEPLPVDSYADSRRTGSFILIDPSDGTTLTAGMVGESFASPEPVKDEAEDDGWDF; from the coding sequence ATGAGCACGACCACGGAACTCTCCGAGACGACCCTGCTGCGGTTCGCCACCGCCGGCTCCGTCGACGACGGCAAGTCCACGCTCGTCGGCCGGCTGCTGCACGACTCCAAGTCCGTCCTCGTGGACCAGCTGGAGGCCGTGGAGCGCGCGTCCGCCTCGCGCGGGCAGGACGCCCCGGACCTCGCGCTGCTCACCGACGGTCTGCGGGCCGAGCGGGAGCAGGGCATCACGATCGACGTGGCGTACCGTTACTTCGCCACGCCCCGGCGCCGGTTCATCCTCGCCGACACCCCGGGCCATGTGCAGTACACCCGCAACATGGTCACCGGCGCGTCGACGGCCGAGCTGACGGTGATCCTGGTCGACGCCCGCAACGGCGTCGTCGAGCAGACCCGGCGGCACGCCGCGATCGCCGCGCTGCTGCGGGTGCCGCACGTGGTGCTCGCCGTGAACAAGATGGACCTGGTCGACTACCAGGAGTCCGTGTTCGCCGCGATCGCCGAGGAGTTCACGGCGTACGCGCTGGAACTGGGCGTCCCGGAGATCACCGCGATCCCGATCTCGGCGCTGGCCGGCGACAACGTGGTGGACCCGTCCGCGAACATGGACTGGTACGGCGGGCCGACCTTCCTGGAGCACCTGGAGACGGTCCCGGTCACCCACGACCTGAGCCACTGCCACGCCCGGCTGCCCGTGCAGTACGTGATCCGGCCGCAGACCGCCGAGCACCCGGACTACCGGGGCTACGCCGGTCAGATCGCCGCGGGTTCGTTCCGCGTCGGCGAGTCGGTGACGGTGCTGCCGTCGGGCCGTGTGTCGAGGATCTCCGGCATCGACCTGCTGGGCGAGCCGGTCGACGTCGCGTGGACCACGCAGTCGGTGACCGTCCTGCTGGAGGACGACATCGACATCTCGCGCGGCGACCTGCTCGTGCCGACGAAGGACGCGCCCGCGACCACGCAGGACATCGAGGCGACCGTGTGCCACGTCGCCGACGCGCCGCTGACCGTCGGCCACCGGGTGCTGCTCAAGCACGGCACCCGCACGGTCAAGGCGATCGTCAAGGACATCCCGTCCCGGCTGACGCTGGACGACCTGTCCCTGCACCCGCACCCGGGGCAGCTCGTCGCCAACGACATCGGCCGGGTGAAGGTCCGCACCGCCGAGCCGCTGCCGGTCGACTCCTACGCCGACTCGCGCCGCACCGGTTCGTTCATCCTGATCGACCCCAGCGACGGCACCACGCTCACCGCGGGCATGGTCGGCGAGTCGTTCGCCTCGCCGGAGCCGGTCAAGGACGAGGCCGAGGACGACGGGTGGGACTTCTGA
- a CDS encoding aliphatic sulfonate ABC transporter substrate-binding protein encodes MPATPALRRTLAVLAALPLLALAACGYGSQAKDNAEQAIAGAAKVDGLDSVKIGYFGNLTHATALVGRHEGLFQKELGGTLARYSTFNAGPSEIEALNSGSIDIGWIGPSPAVNGYIKAGGKNLRIISGSASGGVKLVANPERIKSLKDVKGKRIATPQLGNTQDVAFLNWVSEQGWKVDAESGKGDVSVVRTDNKITPDAYKSGSIDGAWVPEPTASKLVAEGGKVLLDEGDLWPDKKFVITNVIVSQSFLKEHPDVVEAVLRASVKTNKWIGANPDKAKAAANAQLEADTGKPLPAHVLDPAWRSIRVTDDPLAATLNTQAEHAVKAGLLQQPDLAGIYDLAPLNKVLKGEGEPEADDAGLGAKS; translated from the coding sequence GTGCCTGCCACCCCCGCCCTGCGACGGACGCTCGCCGTCCTGGCCGCGCTGCCACTGCTCGCCCTCGCGGCGTGCGGCTACGGCTCGCAGGCCAAGGACAACGCCGAGCAGGCGATCGCCGGGGCGGCCAAGGTCGACGGCCTGGACTCGGTGAAGATCGGCTACTTCGGGAACCTCACCCACGCCACCGCCCTGGTCGGCCGGCACGAGGGGCTGTTCCAGAAGGAGCTCGGCGGCACGCTGGCGCGGTACTCCACGTTCAACGCCGGTCCGTCGGAGATCGAGGCGCTGAACTCCGGCTCCATCGACATCGGCTGGATCGGCCCGTCCCCCGCGGTCAACGGCTACATCAAGGCGGGCGGCAAGAACCTGCGGATCATCTCCGGTTCGGCCTCGGGCGGCGTGAAGCTCGTGGCGAACCCGGAGAGGATCAAGTCCCTGAAGGACGTCAAGGGCAAGAGGATCGCCACCCCGCAGCTCGGCAACACCCAGGACGTGGCGTTCCTCAACTGGGTCTCCGAGCAGGGCTGGAAGGTCGACGCGGAGAGCGGCAAGGGCGACGTCTCGGTCGTCCGCACCGACAACAAGATCACGCCGGACGCCTACAAGTCGGGCTCGATCGACGGCGCGTGGGTGCCCGAGCCGACCGCCTCGAAGCTGGTCGCCGAGGGCGGCAAGGTGCTCCTCGACGAGGGCGACCTGTGGCCCGACAAGAAGTTCGTGATCACCAACGTGATCGTGTCGCAGAGCTTCCTGAAGGAGCACCCGGACGTCGTCGAGGCCGTGCTTCGCGCCTCGGTGAAGACCAACAAGTGGATCGGCGCCAACCCGGACAAGGCCAAGGCGGCGGCCAACGCCCAGCTCGAGGCCGACACCGGCAAGCCGCTCCCGGCCCATGTGCTCGACCCCGCGTGGCGGTCCATCCGGGTCACGGACGACCCGCTGGCGGCCACCCTGAACACCCAGGCCGAGCACGCGGTCAAGGCCGGGCTGCTCCAGCAGCCGGACCTGGCCGGGATCTACGACCTGGCACCGCTGAACAAGGTCCTCAAGGGCGAGGGCGAACCTGAGGCCGACGACGCCGGACTCGGCGCGAAGTCGTGA
- a CDS encoding ABC transporter ATP-binding protein, translated as MATALAKAADTDVSVEHAARIDHVSKSFAGPAGQQLVLDDINLDVAPGEFVTLLGASGCGKSTLLNLVAGLDRPSAGSITTDGRPALMFQEHALFPWLTAGKNIELALKLRGVAKAERRERAEELLELVRLKGAYGKRVHELSGGMRQRVAMARALAQDSKLLLMDEPFAALDAITRDVLHDELTRIWRETQVSVLFVTHNVREAVRLAQRVVLLSSRPGRVAREWTVGIPQPRRIEDAEVAELSREITEELRGEIRRHGQH; from the coding sequence ATGGCGACAGCTCTCGCCAAGGCCGCCGACACGGATGTGTCCGTGGAGCACGCCGCGCGCATCGACCACGTCTCGAAGTCCTTCGCCGGCCCCGCCGGGCAGCAGCTCGTGCTCGACGACATCAACCTCGACGTGGCGCCCGGCGAGTTCGTCACCCTCCTCGGGGCGTCCGGCTGCGGCAAGTCGACGCTGCTGAACCTGGTGGCCGGCCTCGACCGGCCCAGCGCCGGCAGCATCACCACCGACGGCCGCCCGGCGCTGATGTTCCAGGAGCACGCCCTGTTCCCGTGGCTGACCGCGGGCAAGAACATCGAGCTCGCCCTGAAGCTCCGGGGTGTCGCCAAGGCCGAGCGGCGCGAGCGCGCCGAGGAACTCCTCGAACTGGTCCGCCTCAAGGGCGCGTACGGCAAGCGGGTGCACGAGCTGTCCGGCGGTATGCGCCAGCGCGTGGCCATGGCGCGGGCGCTCGCCCAGGACAGCAAGCTGCTGCTGATGGACGAGCCGTTCGCCGCACTCGACGCGATCACCCGGGACGTGCTGCACGACGAGCTGACCCGGATCTGGCGCGAGACGCAGGTGTCCGTGCTGTTCGTGACGCACAACGTGCGCGAGGCGGTCCGCCTGGCGCAGCGCGTCGTCCTGCTGTCCTCCCGCCCGGGCCGGGTCGCGCGGGAGTGGACGGTCGGCATCCCGCAGCCGCGCCGCATCGAGGACGCCGAGGTGGCGGAACTGTCCCGGGAGATCACCGAAGAACTGCGTGGGGAGATCCGCCGTCATGGCCAGCACTGA
- a CDS encoding ABC transporter permease — protein MASTETTAAKDGADLAGLEAGLDALETVQTGRTPFRRTLTQKILPPVVAVALVLAVWQFLVSSGIAGDPTKLPAPSDVWGELRESWLEGTLHEYIWTSVSRGLLGFLLALAIGTPLGLVVARVRFVRAAIGPILSGLQSLPSVAWVPPAVIWLGLNDRMMFAVILLGAVPSIANGLVSGVDQVPPLFLRAGRTLGATGLKGTWHIVMPAALPGYLAGLKQGWAFSWRSLMAAEIIASSPDLGVGLGQLLENGRNTSSMSMVFFAILLILIVGIAIDLLIFSPLERWVLRSRGLLARS, from the coding sequence ATGGCCAGCACTGAGACGACCGCCGCCAAGGACGGGGCCGATCTCGCCGGGCTCGAAGCGGGCCTGGACGCACTGGAGACGGTCCAGACGGGCCGTACGCCGTTCCGCAGGACCCTGACCCAGAAGATCCTGCCGCCGGTCGTCGCCGTCGCGCTCGTGCTGGCGGTGTGGCAGTTCCTGGTGTCGTCCGGGATCGCCGGCGACCCGACGAAGCTGCCCGCGCCGTCCGACGTGTGGGGCGAGCTGCGCGAGTCGTGGCTGGAGGGCACCCTCCACGAGTACATCTGGACGTCCGTCTCGCGCGGTCTGCTCGGCTTCCTGCTGGCGCTCGCGATCGGTACGCCGCTGGGTCTGGTGGTCGCGCGGGTGCGGTTCGTGCGCGCGGCGATCGGGCCGATCCTGTCCGGCCTCCAGTCGCTGCCGTCGGTGGCCTGGGTGCCGCCGGCCGTGATCTGGCTGGGCCTGAACGACCGGATGATGTTCGCGGTGATCCTGCTGGGCGCGGTCCCCTCGATCGCCAACGGCCTGGTGTCCGGCGTCGACCAGGTGCCGCCGCTGTTCCTGCGGGCCGGCCGCACGCTGGGCGCGACGGGTCTGAAGGGCACCTGGCACATCGTGATGCCGGCGGCGCTGCCGGGCTATCTCGCGGGCCTGAAGCAGGGCTGGGCCTTCTCCTGGCGTTCGCTGATGGCGGCGGAGATCATCGCGTCCTCGCCCGACCTCGGCGTCGGCCTCGGCCAGTTGCTGGAGAACGGCCGCAACACGAGTTCCATGTCGATGGTGTTCTTCGCCATCCTGCTCATCCTGATCGTCGGCATCGCCATCGACCTGCTGATCTTCAGCCCGCTGGAGCGGTGGGTGCTGCGCAGCCGCGGTCTGCTGGCAAGGAGCTGA
- a CDS encoding sirohydrochlorin chelatase, translating to MSKKPVLLVIAHGSRDPRHAATVHALVRRVRALRPDVRVETGFLDFNIPSVQGVLESLAAQGVRDVVALPLLLTRAFHAKADIPAVLRDAPPQLRIRQAEVLGPSPLLMAALERRLYEAGLTPADKSSTGVVLASAGSTDPEAIAVIAEIAREWRHTGWCAVRPAFASASLPRTEDAVRELRELGCERVAVAPYVLAPGFLPDRIARGAAEADVLADVLGAAPEVARVLLERYEAARVPVLAAVGA from the coding sequence ATGTCCAAGAAACCGGTCCTCCTCGTCATCGCCCACGGCAGCCGCGACCCGCGGCACGCCGCGACCGTGCACGCCCTCGTACGGCGGGTCCGCGCGCTGCGCCCCGACGTGCGGGTGGAGACCGGCTTCCTGGACTTCAACATCCCCTCCGTGCAGGGCGTGCTGGAGTCGCTCGCGGCCCAGGGTGTGCGGGACGTCGTGGCGCTGCCCCTGCTGCTGACGCGCGCCTTCCACGCGAAGGCCGACATCCCGGCGGTGCTGCGGGACGCGCCGCCGCAGCTGCGGATCCGGCAGGCGGAGGTCCTCGGCCCGTCGCCGCTGCTGATGGCGGCCCTGGAGCGGCGCCTGTACGAGGCGGGCCTGACGCCCGCCGACAAGTCCTCGACCGGGGTCGTGCTGGCCTCGGCGGGGTCCACCGACCCGGAGGCGATCGCAGTGATCGCTGAAATCGCGCGGGAGTGGCGGCACACCGGTTGGTGCGCCGTGCGGCCTGCGTTCGCCTCCGCATCTCTGCCCCGCACCGAGGACGCGGTGCGCGAGCTTCGCGAGCTCGGCTGTGAGCGGGTGGCCGTGGCGCCGTACGTCCTGGCGCCGGGCTTCCTGCCGGACCGCATCGCCCGGGGCGCCGCCGAGGCGGACGTCCTGGCGGACGTGCTGGGGGCAGCGCCCGAGGTGGCCCGGGTCCTGCTGGAGCGCTACGAGGCGGCACGGGTGCCGGTGCTGGCGGCCGTCGGGGCCTGA
- a CDS encoding ketopantoate reductase family protein, whose amino-acid sequence MRYVIIGAGAVGGVIGGRLAGSGHEVVLVARGAHFEALRDHGLRLRVPEGELTHRLPVVDGPAALGELRPDDVLVLAVKTQDSVAALRTWGPAPVAGGGMAAERLPLFCAQNGVEGQRIALRLFRRVYGVCVWLPSTYVEPGVVSAAGSPLTGILHLGRHPHGTDETARLVAADLEKSHFEAPVVPDVARWQYAKLLSNLGNALEAVTGPVSDEDALALFRRVRAEGAAVLDAAGIAYASTEEQQAVRGDKVTLVPLDGAPRGGGSSWQSLTRGTGTIEADYLNGEIALLGRLHGVPTPLNELLQHLADTFARERRAAGSMPVAELMRLADAAVVNTR is encoded by the coding sequence TTGCGCTACGTCATCATCGGGGCCGGAGCCGTCGGTGGCGTCATCGGCGGACGGCTAGCGGGCTCGGGACACGAGGTCGTCCTGGTCGCCCGCGGCGCCCACTTCGAGGCCCTACGGGATCACGGGCTGCGGCTCAGGGTGCCCGAGGGCGAGCTGACCCACCGGCTGCCCGTCGTCGACGGACCCGCAGCGCTCGGGGAACTGCGCCCCGACGACGTCCTCGTGCTCGCCGTGAAGACCCAGGACAGCGTGGCCGCGCTCCGGACCTGGGGCCCCGCCCCGGTCGCCGGCGGCGGTATGGCAGCAGAGCGGCTGCCCCTGTTCTGCGCGCAGAACGGCGTGGAGGGCCAGCGCATAGCCCTCAGGCTCTTCCGACGCGTCTACGGCGTCTGCGTGTGGCTGCCGTCGACGTACGTCGAACCCGGCGTGGTCTCCGCCGCCGGCAGCCCCCTCACCGGCATCCTGCACCTCGGCCGTCACCCCCACGGCACCGACGAGACCGCCCGCCTCGTCGCCGCCGACCTGGAGAAGTCGCACTTCGAGGCGCCGGTCGTCCCGGACGTGGCGCGCTGGCAGTACGCCAAGCTGCTGTCCAACCTCGGCAACGCCCTGGAGGCCGTCACCGGCCCCGTCTCCGACGAGGACGCCCTCGCGCTGTTCCGGCGGGTGCGGGCCGAGGGAGCGGCCGTGCTCGACGCCGCCGGGATCGCGTACGCGAGCACCGAGGAACAGCAGGCGGTACGGGGCGACAAGGTCACCCTCGTCCCCCTGGACGGCGCCCCGCGCGGCGGCGGCTCCTCCTGGCAGTCCCTCACCCGTGGCACCGGCACCATCGAGGCCGACTACCTCAACGGTGAGATCGCCCTGCTGGGCCGGCTGCACGGCGTACCGACCCCGCTGAACGAACTCCTCCAGCACCTCGCCGACACCTTCGCGCGCGAGCGGCGGGCGGCGGGCTCGATGCCGGTGGCGGAGCTGATGCGGCTGGCCGACGCGGCGGTCGTCAACACACGCTGA
- a CDS encoding DUF4440 domain-containing protein, with amino-acid sequence MPDARTAAVEAAIEGELRLLQPEVRSSPELLAELLHPEFREFGSSGRYWDRPSIIESLVAGEDPGPRPVVVSRMDGVQLAPDLVHLTFDTVHAGRHAHRSSLWRRTDAGW; translated from the coding sequence GTGCCTGACGCCCGGACCGCCGCCGTGGAAGCCGCCATCGAGGGTGAACTGCGCCTGCTCCAGCCGGAGGTCCGGTCCTCCCCGGAGCTGCTCGCCGAACTGCTGCACCCGGAGTTCCGGGAGTTCGGCTCGTCGGGGCGGTACTGGGACCGGCCGTCGATCATCGAGTCCCTGGTCGCGGGCGAGGACCCGGGGCCGCGGCCCGTCGTCGTGTCACGGATGGACGGCGTCCAGCTCGCCCCCGACCTCGTCCACCTCACCTTCGACACCGTGCACGCCGGCAGGCACGCGCACCGCAGCTCCCTGTGGCGGCGCACGGACGCCGGCTGGTAG
- a CDS encoding DUF1697 domain-containing protein produces MTTTYAALLRGINVGGSRKVPMAELRTLVTGLGHDGVRTHLQSGQAVFAADHGDEESLAAELASAIEKHFGFAVDVIVRDHAYLKAIADNCPFPAAELEPKQLHVTYFSAPVEAERFAEIDRDAHLPEEFRLGDRALYLYAPNGLGRSKLAEILSRPRINKGLIATSRNWNTVVKLVEMTGA; encoded by the coding sequence ATGACGACGACGTATGCGGCTCTGCTCCGTGGCATCAACGTGGGCGGCAGCAGAAAAGTCCCGATGGCCGAACTGCGCACCCTGGTGACCGGTCTCGGCCACGACGGCGTTCGCACCCATCTCCAGAGCGGCCAGGCCGTGTTCGCCGCCGATCACGGCGACGAGGAGTCCCTGGCCGCGGAGCTCGCCTCGGCCATCGAGAAGCACTTCGGCTTCGCCGTCGACGTGATCGTCCGCGACCACGCCTACCTCAAGGCGATCGCCGACAACTGCCCCTTCCCGGCAGCCGAGTTGGAGCCCAAGCAGCTCCATGTCACCTACTTCTCCGCCCCGGTCGAGGCCGAGCGGTTCGCGGAGATCGACCGGGACGCCCACCTCCCGGAGGAGTTCCGGCTCGGCGACCGCGCCCTGTACCTGTACGCCCCGAACGGCCTGGGCCGCTCCAAGCTCGCCGAGATCCTGTCGAGACCGCGGATCAACAAGGGTTTGATCGCCACCAGCCGCAACTGGAACACCGTCGTGAAACTCGTGGAGATGACCGGTGCCTGA